A window of Panthera leo isolate Ple1 chromosome D2, P.leo_Ple1_pat1.1, whole genome shotgun sequence contains these coding sequences:
- the TLX1 gene encoding T-cell leukemia homeobox protein 1 produces the protein MEHLGPHHLHPGHAEPISFGIDQILNSPDQGGCMGPASRLQDGEYGLGCLVGGAYAYGGGGPAAGAGAGGAGAYGAGGPSGPGGPTSGGGGACSMGPLAGSYNVNMALAGGPGPGGGGGGGGGGGGGGALSAAGVIRVPAHRPLAGAVAHPQPLATGLPTVPSVPAVPGVNNLTGLTFPWMESNRRYTKDRFTGHPYQNRTPPKKKKPRTSFTRLQICELEKRFHRQKYLASAERAALAKALKMTDAQVKTWFQNRRTKWRRQTAEEREAERQQANRILLQLQQEAFQKSLAQPLPADPLCVHNSSLFALQNLQPWSDDSTKITSVTSVASACE, from the exons ATGGAGCACCTGGGTCCGCACCATCTCCACCCCGGCCATGCGGAGCCCATCAGCTTCGGCATCGACCAGATCCTCAACAGCCCGGACCAAGGCGGCTGCATGGGGCCCGCCTCGCGCCTCCAGGACGGAGAATACGGCCTTGGCTGTTTGGTTGGAGGAGCCTACGCTTACGGCGGCGGGGGCCccgcggccggggcgggggccgggggcgcgggggcCTATGGTGCCGGCGGCCCCAGCGGCCCTGGTGGCCCTActagcggcggcggcggcgcctgcAGCATGGGCCCGCTGGCTGGCTCCTACAACGTGAACATGGCCTTGGCGGGCGGCCCCGGtccgggaggcggcggcggcgggggcggcggcggcggcggcgggggggcgCTGAGCGCTGCAGGGGTGATCCGGGTGCCGGCTCATAGGCCGCTAGCTGGAGCGGtggcccacccccagcctctggctaCCGGCTTGCCCACCGTTCCCTCCGTGCCTGCTGTGCCGGGTGTCAACAACCTCACCGGCCTCACCTTCCCCTGGATGGAGAGTAACCGCAGATACACAAAGGACAGGTTCACAG GTCACCCCTATCAGAACCGGACGCCCCCCAAGAAGAAGAAGCCGCGCACGTCCTTCACGCGCCTGCAGATCTGCGAGCTGGAGAAGCGCTTCCACCGGCAGAAGTACCTGGCCTCGGCCGAGCGCGCCGCCCTGGCCAAGGCGCTCAAAATGACCGACGCGCAGGTCAAAACCTGGTTCCAGAACCGGCGGACGAAGTGGAG GCGGCAGACCGCGGAGGAGCGTGAGGCTGAGAGGCAGCAGGCGAACCGCATTCTCCTGCAGCTGCAGCAAGAGGCCTTCCAGAAGAGTCTGGCGCAGCCCTTGCCCGCCGACCCGCTATGCGTGCACAACTCTTCGCTCTTCGCCCTGCAGAATCTGCAGCCGTGGTCTGACGACTCCACCAAGATCACCAGCGTCACGTCCGTGGCGTCCGCCTGCGAGTGA